A stretch of Sphingorhabdus sp. YGSMI21 DNA encodes these proteins:
- a CDS encoding phosphodiesterase, whose translation MLMAQITDIHLGFDPDNPAEFNRKRLDQAIKMICAMTPQPDLLLATGDLVDRGDQESYQRLQNALSVVPFPVHMCLGNHDLRAPFHKQFPDVPAPDGFVQYEVDTPELRLLFLDTLEEGRHGGAFCETRAAWLSARLSEQQDKPVILILHHPPVESGIEWMTTHPDEPWVTRLADTVAGHDQVKGMITGHLHRNISTWWGDISLAICASTAPQVALDLNPIDPERPDGRNMIVADPPAIALHYWNGRQLVSHFENAEEHVMLARYDENLQPLVRALLAERPE comes from the coding sequence ATGCTGATGGCGCAGATCACGGATATTCACCTGGGCTTTGACCCGGACAATCCGGCAGAATTCAACCGCAAGCGGCTCGACCAGGCGATCAAGATGATTTGCGCGATGACTCCGCAGCCCGACCTGTTGCTGGCAACCGGCGATCTCGTCGACCGCGGCGATCAGGAAAGCTACCAGCGGCTGCAAAATGCCCTGTCCGTGGTGCCTTTCCCGGTCCACATGTGTCTCGGCAACCACGATTTGCGGGCGCCGTTCCACAAGCAGTTTCCCGATGTCCCCGCTCCCGACGGCTTTGTGCAATATGAGGTCGATACGCCCGAACTCCGCCTGCTGTTTCTCGACACGCTGGAGGAGGGGCGTCACGGCGGCGCTTTCTGCGAAACCCGCGCCGCCTGGCTTTCCGCTAGATTATCGGAGCAACAGGACAAGCCGGTAATCCTTATTCTCCACCATCCACCGGTCGAAAGCGGCATAGAGTGGATGACCACCCACCCCGACGAGCCCTGGGTCACGCGGCTCGCGGATACAGTCGCTGGCCATGATCAGGTCAAGGGCATGATCACCGGCCATCTGCACCGCAATATTTCAACCTGGTGGGGCGATATCAGTCTGGCTATCTGCGCCTCTACCGCGCCGCAGGTGGCGCTGGATCTCAATCCGATCGATCCGGAACGTCCCGATGGCCGCAACATGATCGTTGCCGACCCGCCGGCGATCGCGCTGCATTACTGGAACGGCCGCCAGCTGGTCAGCCATTTCGAAAATGCCGAAGAACATGTCATGCTCGCCCGCTACGACGAGAATCTGCAGCCGCTTGTCCGCGCCCTGCTCGCCGAGAGACCGGAATAG